A single window of Leptospira koniambonensis DNA harbors:
- a CDS encoding sensor histidine kinase: MQALLRFLFGLNYRFALRQYRKAKILSSVNFAPVFTRNAYLEILIVLRYVYLILPIIILPFAFYDLVDAFSDAKDNSFVLFDLVFYSVFLTMNVLLNSGRLHRADLDRIKLFCRLGVLLLSLTGTCITVVVFPRLPEISLFSTAMFSVAIMFRFPDHTKYFIYTINYAILYSFIYYSGNREPVLIQNPLVTLFLILIFDRVSFLTLANTYLKTQRIIRLNERLREEDTNKSDMISIAVHDLKSPLSGIMSISTILRKNLKSFSDKEKKEILSDIESSSRKILGHIDDLVGIAASGFENIKIDYDIFNLNSYIRSTIQNFDYQASLKRIKFHTQFDKEDLKIRSDRKAVASILDNLVSNAVKYSPPGGSIFIHSKLIKDNGDFIQIQIRDEGKGFTDEDKKLLFSRFTRLSAKPTGNEPSTGVGLYAVHRLVELLNAKISLESKPGQGATFILLFSRMKISD, translated from the coding sequence ATGCAGGCGTTACTTCGGTTTCTTTTCGGGCTTAATTATCGTTTTGCACTCAGGCAGTATCGAAAGGCAAAGATACTTTCTTCCGTAAACTTTGCTCCTGTATTCACAAGGAACGCCTACCTCGAAATTCTGATCGTGCTCAGATACGTTTATCTGATCCTTCCTATCATCATTCTACCATTTGCATTTTATGATCTGGTAGATGCATTTTCGGATGCTAAGGACAATTCATTCGTTCTATTCGACCTGGTCTTTTATTCGGTTTTTCTCACCATGAACGTTCTTTTGAATTCGGGCCGTTTGCACAGGGCAGATCTAGACCGGATCAAATTGTTTTGTAGGCTTGGAGTACTTCTTCTTTCCTTAACCGGGACTTGTATCACAGTTGTTGTATTTCCGAGACTCCCTGAGATCTCGCTCTTCTCCACCGCAATGTTCAGTGTTGCGATCATGTTCAGGTTTCCGGACCATACCAAATATTTTATCTATACGATCAATTATGCAATTCTATACAGTTTCATTTATTATAGTGGGAATAGAGAACCCGTACTTATACAAAACCCTCTTGTGACCCTGTTTTTAATCCTGATCTTTGATCGTGTCTCCTTCTTAACTTTGGCGAATACTTATCTTAAAACCCAAAGGATCATTCGTTTGAATGAAAGGTTGAGGGAAGAAGATACAAACAAAAGTGATATGATCAGTATCGCAGTTCATGATCTTAAAAGCCCACTTTCCGGGATCATGAGTATTAGTACGATACTACGCAAAAACCTAAAATCATTTTCAGATAAGGAGAAAAAAGAGATCCTCTCCGATATAGAAAGTTCTTCCAGGAAAATCCTAGGGCATATTGATGATCTTGTTGGGATCGCAGCTTCCGGTTTTGAGAATATTAAGATAGATTATGATATTTTTAATCTAAATTCTTATATAAGATCTACTATCCAAAACTTTGATTACCAAGCTTCTCTCAAAAGAATAAAGTTCCATACTCAATTTGATAAGGAAGATCTAAAGATCCGTTCGGATAGAAAGGCAGTCGCGAGTATTTTAGATAATTTGGTTTCAAATGCGGTAAAATATTCTCCACCAGGCGGTTCTATATTCATTCATTCTAAATTGATAAAAGATAATGGTGATTTTATACAGATCCAGATCAGGGATGAAGGAAAAGGATTTACTGATGAGGATAAGAAACTTTTATTCTCCAGATTCACTCGACTCTCTGCTAAACCTACTGGCAATGAACCTTCTACAGGTGTAGGGCTGTATGCAGTTCATAGATTAGTAGAACTATTAAATGCAAAGATCAGTTTAGAGAGTAAACCCGGACAAGGAGCAACATTCATACTTCTATTTTCTAGAATGAAAATTTCAGATTGA
- a CDS encoding LytR/AlgR family response regulator transcription factor gives MVRAVLVEDDKLMARTIQHYCREAFGKSLVSLKTFDELTPALYSIKENPIDLLLLDINLKGQSGYEILKLPEKDSFYTIVISSDKQNAVSAFDFGVLDFVAKPFTRERFIAAIDRMKSASASKADSMRKNSISLKKDGMIEVIRFQDILYLEASGNFTEIHLKSGRKELIRKTMESVLAELNSDFFRSHRSFIINLSEVKKILHGKGNHFKVLLGDSAEVALSRSNYNTLKDMLG, from the coding sequence ATGGTGAGAGCTGTTCTAGTTGAGGATGATAAGCTGATGGCAAGGACCATCCAGCATTATTGCAGAGAGGCATTTGGAAAAAGCCTAGTCTCTCTCAAAACATTCGATGAATTGACTCCTGCTCTTTATAGTATCAAAGAAAATCCTATCGATCTTCTTCTTTTGGATATTAATCTAAAAGGACAATCTGGTTATGAGATACTAAAGCTACCTGAAAAAGATTCATTCTATACAATAGTGATTTCTTCTGATAAACAAAATGCAGTAAGCGCATTTGATTTTGGTGTTTTGGACTTTGTGGCAAAACCATTCACGAGGGAAAGATTTATTGCTGCAATTGATCGTATGAAGTCTGCGTCCGCTTCTAAAGCAGATTCTATGCGTAAGAATAGCATTTCCTTAAAAAAGGATGGAATGATAGAGGTGATCCGTTTTCAGGACATTCTATATTTAGAAGCCTCAGGTAATTTTACTGAGATCCATCTTAAGTCTGGTAGAAAAGAACTGATCCGTAAAACAATGGAATCTGTTCTAGCTGAACTCAATTCAGATTTTTTCCGTTCTCATCGATCCTTTATTATCAATCTATCCGAAGTAAAAAAGATCCTACATGGCAAAGGAAATCATTTTAAAGTCCTTCTAGGCGATTCCGCAGAAGTTGCCTTATCTAGATCAAATTATAACACTCTGAAAGATATGCTGGGTTAA
- a CDS encoding membrane dipeptidase — protein MKSRSLRGPALGVVFLAVFATSTSIFGDPYWGTFKKDGCTAIFPGKRQYSAILYGIPSGQSWETTCANMGATINGQVFTKPSRCKNTGFNMWGEFDLIEDSCEANWAATDDGGGYNWTHKNDGCQSSGTYAGKRKYSSRIWNVVGISWEEACAKLPLTIAGKTYTTPHRCVNTGGATGMWGEWYVSDSSCESAPQAYNRGANDSLKRTGTLPGYVDLHTHPMANLGFGGVIFHGSPFGPAATALADCPSMSSEGHSAGHSRVEAIVQDDIIGALLGTARHDNRGYAGFPYWPANNSYTHQTMYYEWIKRAYEGGMRAMVVLAVNGDYMFGATDNGLPDIIKGIAIATDPVYDLNDMNTLRRQTQAVYDMQAWIDSQSGGPGQGWFRIVKTPAEAQSVISGGKLAVVLGAEVDYLVDCTGSNCNDSMITQGVQELYDLGLRYVFPIHLKTNGFGGAGLYNILGSGTKYDCKHYGQDCNTAGLTTYGQKVLRELMKKGMIIDVGHMSAKSLDGAITFAEQQSYPGIVTGHTGVYDMANKGNRHEANPTGAALKRISTLGGMIGLITGQGNLDEVGEWRQNSDGSYIAHACGGTSQTFAQSYQYLKNLIGDPAYDGRIAIGTDFNGFAHMPGPRYGTRACPGGVSTIAQPEASKVGYPFSPDSSIRLAATLAANPSLGKYSFGNRTFDFNTEGASHIGLMPDFFEDLRQQGMKRSDLEPVYRSADFFTTMWQNAVNRGGSIQ, from the coding sequence ATGAAAAGTCGGTCTTTGCGAGGGCCTGCGTTAGGCGTCGTATTCCTGGCTGTTTTTGCTACGAGTACGTCTATTTTTGGCGATCCATATTGGGGAACATTTAAGAAGGATGGTTGCACTGCAATTTTTCCTGGAAAACGTCAATATTCAGCGATCCTTTACGGGATTCCATCAGGACAGAGTTGGGAAACTACCTGTGCAAATATGGGAGCAACTATTAATGGCCAAGTATTCACTAAACCAAGTCGTTGTAAGAATACCGGATTCAATATGTGGGGAGAATTCGATCTAATCGAAGATTCTTGCGAGGCGAACTGGGCAGCAACAGATGACGGTGGTGGTTATAATTGGACACATAAGAATGATGGTTGCCAATCCTCTGGTACTTACGCGGGTAAAAGAAAGTATTCTTCCCGTATATGGAACGTAGTAGGAATAAGCTGGGAAGAAGCCTGCGCAAAATTGCCTCTTACTATCGCAGGTAAAACATATACAACACCTCATAGATGTGTGAACACAGGTGGAGCCACTGGAATGTGGGGAGAATGGTATGTTTCTGATTCAAGTTGTGAGTCTGCTCCCCAAGCTTATAATAGAGGAGCTAACGATTCTCTCAAGAGAACTGGAACTCTTCCAGGTTATGTAGATCTTCATACTCACCCAATGGCAAATTTAGGTTTTGGTGGAGTGATCTTCCATGGATCTCCATTCGGACCAGCAGCAACTGCGCTCGCAGATTGTCCAAGTATGTCTAGCGAAGGACATTCGGCAGGACACTCTAGAGTAGAAGCTATCGTTCAAGATGATATTATCGGAGCCTTACTCGGAACTGCTCGTCATGATAATAGAGGATATGCAGGTTTCCCTTATTGGCCTGCAAACAATAGTTACACTCACCAAACAATGTATTATGAATGGATCAAACGCGCCTATGAAGGCGGGATGAGAGCCATGGTAGTACTCGCAGTCAATGGTGATTATATGTTTGGAGCTACAGATAACGGACTTCCGGACATTATCAAAGGAATTGCGATCGCTACTGATCCAGTTTATGACCTGAATGACATGAACACTTTACGTAGACAAACCCAAGCAGTGTATGATATGCAAGCTTGGATCGATTCACAAAGTGGCGGTCCAGGACAAGGTTGGTTTCGTATCGTAAAAACTCCTGCAGAAGCACAAAGTGTTATCTCTGGAGGTAAACTTGCAGTGGTTTTAGGTGCAGAAGTAGACTATCTAGTAGATTGTACGGGAAGCAACTGTAACGATTCAATGATCACGCAAGGTGTACAAGAGTTGTATGATCTTGGATTACGTTATGTGTTCCCGATCCACTTGAAAACCAACGGATTCGGTGGAGCAGGTCTATACAATATTCTTGGAAGTGGAACTAAGTATGACTGTAAACACTACGGACAAGATTGTAATACCGCAGGTTTAACCACTTATGGACAAAAAGTCCTACGAGAGTTGATGAAAAAAGGAATGATCATCGACGTGGGTCACATGTCAGCAAAATCTCTGGACGGAGCGATTACATTCGCTGAACAACAATCTTATCCAGGTATCGTGACTGGTCACACTGGTGTATATGATATGGCGAATAAAGGAAATCGTCATGAGGCAAACCCGACAGGCGCTGCACTCAAACGTATCAGCACACTCGGTGGAATGATCGGGCTTATTACTGGCCAAGGAAATCTGGACGAAGTAGGTGAGTGGAGACAGAATAGTGACGGCTCTTATATCGCACATGCTTGCGGTGGAACTAGCCAAACATTCGCTCAGTCTTACCAATATCTTAAAAATCTAATAGGTGATCCAGCTTATGATGGAAGGATAGCTATCGGAACAGATTTTAACGGATTTGCTCATATGCCTGGACCTCGTTATGGAACTCGTGCTTGTCCAGGAGGAGTGTCTACAATCGCACAGCCTGAGGCTTCTAAAGTAGGATATCCATTCTCTCCGGATTCTTCGATTAGATTAGCAGCAACTCTTGCAGCGAACCCTTCTCTTGGAAAATACTCCTTCGGGAATAGGACATTCGACTTCAATACAGAAGGTGCGTCCCATATAGGGCTCATGCCAGACTTCTTTGAAGACTTAAGACAACAGGGAATGAAACGTTCCGATCTGGAACCGGTCTATAGATCCGCAGACTTCTTCACTACAATGTGGCAGAACGCGGTAAATAGAGGTGGAAGTATTCAGTAA
- a CDS encoding membrane dipeptidase, which produces MNYRSVRRSVFSFVVCTMFFAGSASLFADPYWGTFKKDSCTSIFPGKRQYSAILYGIPSGQSWETTCANMGATINGQVFTKPSRCKNTGLNMWGEFDLIDDSCEANWSATDDGGGYNWTHKNDGCQTSGTYAGKRKYSSRIWNVVGVTWEAACAQLPITIAGKTYTTPTKCVNTGTTGMWGEWYVADSSCESAPKAYARGTQDSLKRSGTLSGYVDLHTHPMAHLGFGGVIFHGAPYGEPATALADCPSMSNEGHSAGHSRVEAIVQDDIIGALLSTAKHDNRGYASFPYWPANNSYTHQTMYYEWIKRAYEGGLRTMVVLAVNGDYMFGATDNGLPDIIKGIAIATDPVYDLNDMNTLRRQTQAVYDMQTWIDQKSGGAGLGWFRIVKTPAEAQSVIAAGKLAVVLGAEVDYLVDCTTTTCTDSMITQGVQAMYDAGLRYIFPIHLKTNGFGGAGLYNILGSGTKYDCKHYGQDCNVAGLTSYGPKIMKALMQKGMIIDVGHMSARSLEGALTYAEQQAYPGIVTGHTGVYDMANKANRHEANPTGAALKRIIALGGMIGLIPGQGNLDEVGEWRQNSDGSYISHACGGTTQTFAQSYQYLRNLIGDQAYDGRISVGTDFNGFAHMPGPRYGTRACPGGVSTIAQPDSAKVGYPFAPDASIRKAATLSALPSLGKYTFGNRTFDFNTEGASHIGLMPDFFEDLRQQGLKRSDLEPVYRSADFFTTMWANAVTRGASIQ; this is translated from the coding sequence ATGAATTATCGGTCAGTACGAAGGTCTGTATTCAGCTTCGTAGTATGTACGATGTTTTTCGCAGGAAGCGCATCCTTGTTTGCGGATCCTTATTGGGGAACATTCAAGAAGGACAGCTGTACGTCAATTTTCCCTGGAAAACGTCAGTATTCAGCAATCCTTTACGGGATCCCTTCGGGCCAGAGTTGGGAAACTACCTGCGCGAATATGGGAGCAACCATTAACGGCCAAGTATTTACTAAGCCTAGTCGTTGTAAGAACACTGGTTTGAATATGTGGGGAGAATTCGATCTAATCGATGATTCCTGCGAAGCAAACTGGTCAGCTACAGATGATGGCGGTGGATATAACTGGACTCATAAGAATGACGGTTGCCAAACCTCTGGAACTTACGCGGGCAAAAGAAAATATTCTTCCCGTATTTGGAACGTAGTAGGTGTCACCTGGGAAGCAGCTTGTGCACAATTACCTATTACTATCGCAGGTAAAACTTATACAACTCCTACAAAATGTGTGAATACCGGCACCACAGGAATGTGGGGAGAATGGTATGTTGCAGATTCAAGTTGTGAGTCCGCTCCAAAAGCGTATGCAAGAGGAACTCAGGATTCTCTCAAAAGATCAGGAACTCTTTCAGGTTATGTGGATCTTCATACTCACCCAATGGCTCACCTAGGTTTTGGAGGAGTGATCTTCCATGGTGCTCCTTATGGAGAACCAGCAACTGCACTCGCAGATTGCCCTAGTATGTCTAACGAAGGCCACTCTGCAGGACACTCCAGAGTAGAAGCAATCGTTCAAGATGATATTATTGGAGCTCTACTTTCTACAGCAAAACATGATAATAGAGGATACGCAAGTTTCCCCTATTGGCCTGCAAACAATAGTTACACTCACCAAACAATGTATTATGAGTGGATCAAACGTGCCTATGAAGGTGGCCTACGAACTATGGTTGTTCTTGCTGTAAACGGTGATTATATGTTCGGAGCAACAGACAATGGTCTTCCGGATATTATCAAAGGTATCGCAATTGCAACTGATCCTGTTTATGATCTAAACGACATGAACACTTTACGTCGTCAGACCCAAGCAGTATATGATATGCAGACTTGGATCGATCAGAAGAGCGGTGGAGCGGGACTCGGATGGTTCCGTATCGTAAAAACTCCTGCAGAAGCACAAAGTGTGATCGCTGCTGGTAAACTTGCAGTGGTTTTAGGTGCAGAAGTAGATTACCTAGTAGATTGTACTACAACAACTTGTACTGATTCGATGATCACCCAAGGTGTCCAAGCAATGTATGACGCAGGTTTACGTTATATATTCCCAATCCACTTAAAAACCAACGGATTCGGTGGAGCTGGACTCTATAATATCCTTGGAAGTGGAACAAAGTATGACTGTAAACATTACGGACAAGATTGTAACGTAGCAGGTTTAACTTCTTACGGACCTAAGATCATGAAAGCCCTAATGCAAAAAGGTATGATCATAGACGTGGGACACATGTCCGCAAGATCCTTGGAAGGAGCTTTGACTTATGCAGAACAACAAGCTTATCCAGGTATTGTAACCGGTCACACTGGTGTATATGATATGGCGAATAAAGCAAATCGTCATGAGGCAAATCCGACAGGCGCTGCTCTCAAACGTATCATTGCACTCGGTGGAATGATCGGACTTATCCCAGGACAAGGAAATCTGGATGAAGTAGGAGAGTGGAGACAAAACTCTGATGGTTCTTATATCTCTCACGCTTGTGGAGGAACCACCCAGACATTTGCACAATCTTATCAGTATCTTAGAAATCTGATCGGAGACCAAGCTTATGACGGAAGAATTTCAGTCGGAACAGACTTTAACGGATTCGCTCATATGCCAGGACCTCGTTACGGAACTCGTGCATGTCCAGGAGGAGTGTCTACAATCGCTCAACCTGATTCTGCTAAAGTAGGATATCCTTTTGCTCCGGATGCTTCCATTAGAAAAGCTGCAACTCTTTCAGCTTTACCTTCTCTTGGAAAATATACATTCGGGAACAGGACTTTCGACTTCAATACAGAAGGAGCTTCTCATATTGGACTTATGCCTGACTTCTTTGAAGATTTAAGACAGCAAGGACTCAAACGTTCCGATCTGGAACCAGTGTATCGTTCTGCTGACTTCTTCACTACTATGTGGGCGAATGCAGTCACAAGAGGTGCAAGCATCCAATAA
- a CDS encoding AI-2E family transporter gives MSPKEGQETNRKLFNLILGVFCIGTGFLLFVVLRPYFYSALVALILYLATRKQYKQLRRLVGPKFEPLAPWIMIGSVCMIVILPSYFMIRTLIEESLSILFKIRISLSEDKIIDTIMSLNILTDLFTDNPFFWVKLPEIYGDFAKNYIDILNLDSLYAVLSNASSFILGSIDLPAGIIMNLFFSLLLLFFFYQDGRKMERFILDNLPFSTEVEEQVGRKIASAVQTVFKGNLIVSIMQGAGVYILLLFAKISNPFLYASLAAFFSLIPVIGTSVVWLPIGLYLMFIENNIIGASLFMVMGLTLYIVLENVVKPKMLDKKLRIHPLLIFLSLIGGIQEFGIMGLVLGPVAVTMVVILWDFWKLYRKDFFAS, from the coding sequence ATGTCCCCTAAAGAAGGACAAGAAACCAACCGAAAACTTTTTAACCTGATCCTAGGTGTATTCTGCATCGGGACAGGATTTCTACTCTTTGTAGTTTTAAGGCCTTATTTTTATTCTGCACTTGTCGCTTTGATCTTATACTTAGCCACTCGCAAACAATATAAACAATTAAGAAGATTGGTAGGTCCTAAGTTCGAGCCTCTGGCTCCTTGGATCATGATCGGTTCTGTTTGTATGATCGTAATTTTGCCTTCTTATTTTATGATCCGCACTTTGATCGAAGAATCTCTATCTATTCTATTTAAGATAAGGATCTCTCTTTCTGAAGACAAGATCATAGATACGATCATGAGTTTGAATATACTCACTGACCTTTTTACAGATAACCCATTTTTCTGGGTGAAACTTCCTGAAATTTATGGAGATTTCGCTAAGAACTATATAGATATTCTGAACTTGGATAGCTTATACGCTGTTTTAAGTAATGCTTCCTCTTTTATTTTGGGTTCCATTGATCTTCCTGCTGGGATTATCATGAATCTATTCTTCTCACTTTTACTTTTGTTTTTCTTCTACCAAGATGGAAGAAAGATGGAAAGATTCATTTTGGACAATTTACCATTTTCTACTGAGGTAGAAGAGCAAGTGGGAAGAAAAATCGCTTCTGCTGTACAAACTGTATTTAAAGGAAATCTAATTGTTTCCATTATGCAGGGAGCTGGAGTTTATATTCTTCTTTTATTTGCAAAAATTTCCAACCCCTTCTTATACGCGAGCCTTGCTGCATTTTTCTCTTTGATCCCCGTGATTGGAACCTCGGTGGTTTGGTTGCCGATCGGTCTTTATTTGATGTTCATTGAGAATAATATTATTGGTGCGAGCTTATTCATGGTAATGGGCCTCACCTTATATATTGTTTTAGAGAATGTTGTAAAACCTAAGATGCTGGATAAAAAGCTTAGGATACATCCTTTGCTGATATTTTTGTCATTGATCGGTGGTATCCAAGAGTTCGGCATCATGGGACTGGTGCTCGGGCCAGTTGCAGTCACAATGGTTGTGATCCTTTGGGACTTCTGGAAATTATACAGAAAAGATTTTTTTGCCAGCTAA
- the xseA gene encoding exodeoxyribonuclease VII large subunit, with product MEETKTYSVSEINSIVKQLLTGPDILRNIWIQGEISNYSKSHQGHIYFNLKDPKSLIACTFFSYSNGRYKGKPLENGMEIKAFGAISVYEPRGQYNLNISKIEELGQGDLLLQIEELKRKLAAQGLFDPERKRKLPAFPWRIGVATSPTGAAIEDIIRISKQRFPNIDILISPCLVQGDGAPDSIISAIKELNDPKWDVDLIIVGRGGGSTEDLMAFNDEKVVLAFAGSRVPIISAVGHQIDSVLSDLAADHFAPTPTAAAEMAVPEMELIESGLAEFEIRLKTALKNQANNLKEKFRILTNKKAFLDPRSMLNDRILQLDEINSRIHLLGKNYLMSAQSKFNPVSTGLLTSFKSQLERKKKEFQLLSGKLEGFSPLGTLKRGYSVVRKKGKKVVTSPAQLEKEEELEVILAEGRIRVSYQGEIQ from the coding sequence ATGGAAGAAACAAAAACATATTCCGTTTCGGAAATCAATTCTATCGTTAAACAACTTCTGACAGGTCCTGACATTCTTAGAAATATCTGGATCCAGGGAGAGATCTCTAATTATTCCAAATCCCACCAAGGCCATATTTATTTTAACTTAAAAGATCCCAAATCTCTTATCGCATGTACTTTTTTCTCTTATAGTAATGGAAGATATAAAGGAAAACCTTTAGAAAACGGAATGGAGATTAAAGCATTTGGTGCAATCTCCGTATACGAACCAAGAGGACAATATAATTTAAATATTTCTAAAATAGAGGAACTGGGCCAGGGGGACCTTCTACTCCAGATAGAAGAATTAAAAAGAAAACTTGCTGCCCAAGGGTTGTTTGATCCGGAAAGAAAAAGGAAACTTCCTGCATTCCCATGGAGAATTGGTGTTGCTACTTCACCCACCGGGGCAGCCATCGAAGATATTATCCGTATTTCTAAACAAAGATTTCCTAATATAGATATTTTAATCTCCCCTTGTCTTGTGCAAGGAGATGGAGCTCCAGATTCTATTATTTCTGCGATTAAAGAGTTAAATGATCCTAAGTGGGATGTAGATTTGATTATCGTCGGCAGAGGTGGCGGAAGCACAGAAGATCTAATGGCTTTTAACGACGAAAAAGTGGTTCTCGCATTTGCCGGGAGTCGTGTTCCTATTATTTCTGCGGTTGGTCACCAGATTGATTCTGTTCTTTCTGATTTAGCAGCAGACCATTTTGCTCCAACTCCTACGGCCGCAGCAGAAATGGCTGTACCTGAAATGGAACTTATAGAATCAGGACTTGCAGAATTTGAAATCCGACTTAAGACAGCTTTAAAAAATCAAGCAAACAATTTGAAAGAAAAGTTTAGGATACTCACAAATAAAAAAGCATTCTTAGATCCTAGATCCATGTTGAATGATAGGATCTTACAATTAGATGAGATCAATTCCAGGATACATTTATTGGGCAAAAATTATCTAATGAGCGCCCAGAGCAAATTTAACCCTGTATCAACTGGACTTTTAACTTCTTTCAAATCCCAGTTGGAAAGGAAGAAGAAGGAGTTCCAACTTCTATCTGGAAAGTTAGAAGGTTTTTCCCCTTTAGGAACCTTAAAAAGAGGATATTCTGTGGTTCGTAAGAAAGGAAAAAAAGTCGTTACATCTCCGGCACAATTGGAGAAAGAGGAAGAACTAGAAGTCATATTGGCGGAAGGTAGGATTCGGGTTTCTTACCAAGGTGAAATACAATGA
- a CDS encoding exodeoxyribonuclease VII small subunit, with translation MSKKTEISFEQALTELEQIAENLERGQLTLEESIKSYERGMELRTLCQSILAEAEGKIEYLSKSGSSETQKKTASPKSETSTRAATPPADDDELF, from the coding sequence ATGAGCAAAAAAACAGAAATCAGTTTTGAACAGGCCTTAACCGAATTAGAGCAAATCGCTGAAAATTTGGAAAGGGGGCAATTAACCCTAGAAGAATCCATCAAATCTTATGAAAGAGGAATGGAGCTTAGAACTCTTTGCCAATCTATCTTAGCAGAAGCAGAAGGAAAAATAGAATATCTTTCCAAATCAGGAAGTAGTGAAACCCAAAAGAAAACAGCAAGCCCTAAGTCTGAAACTTCTACCAGAGCTGCTACTCCTCCTGCAGATGATGATGAGTTATTTTAG